From a single Glycine soja cultivar W05 chromosome 19, ASM419377v2, whole genome shotgun sequence genomic region:
- the LOC114399064 gene encoding disease resistance protein RGA2-like, giving the protein MAELFLFSIAESLITKLASHAFQEASRVVGLYDHLRDLKKTLSLVKAVLLDAEQKQEHNHELQEWLRQLKSVFYDAQNVLDEFECQTLRKQLLKAHGTIKDEVSHFFSSSNPLVFRSKMAQQIKDVSKRLDKVAADRHKFGLRIIDVDTRVVHSRDTSRMTHSRVSDSDVIGREHDKEKIIELLMQQNPNDDDKSLSVIPIVGIGGLGKTTLAKFVFNDKRIDKCFSLKIWVCVSDDFDINKLIIKIINSANVADAPLPQQNLNLVDLEQLQNRLRNILAGQKFLLVLDDVWNDDRVKWVELRNLIQEGVAAGSKILVTTRIDSIASMMGTVTSHKLQSLSQDNSLSLFVKWAFKEGEEEKHPHLVNIGKEILNKCKGVPLAVRTLGSLLFSKFEAKEWEYVRDNEIWNLPQKKDHILPSLKLSYDFLPSYLRQCFALFSLYPKDYKFHSFEISRLWGALGVLASPRKNETPEDVVKQYLVELLSRSFLQDFIDGGTFYQFKIHDLVHDLAVFVTKEECLLINSHIQNIPENIWHLSFAEYNFIGNSFTSKSVAVRTIMFPNGAEGANVEALLNTCVSKFKLLRVLDLSDSTCKTLSRSIGKLKHLRYFSIQNNRNIKRLPNSICKIQNLQFLNVLGCKELEALPKGLRKLISLRSLDISTKQPVLPYSEITNLISLAQLSIGSSHNMESIFGGVKFPALKTLYVGDCHSLKSLPLDVTNFPELETLFVQDCVNLDLELWKDDHEEQNLNGLPQLVKLKYVVFRGLPQLVALPQWLQETANFLQTLGIKNCDNLEMLPEWLSTMTNLKVLLIFDCPKLISLPDNIHHLTALEHLHIRGCPELCKKCQPHVGEFWSKISHIKHVFIEEPEKLEEEEDE; this is encoded by the coding sequence ATGGCTGAATTATTTCTCTTCAGCATCGCTGAGTCTCTCATAACAAAGCTTGCTTCTCATGCTTTCCAAGAAGCTTCTCGGGTGGTGGGTTTGTACGACCATCTCCGAGACCTTAAAAAGACTCTCTCATTAGTCAAGGCAGTGCTGTTAGATGCTGAGCAAAAGCAGGAGCATAACCATGAGCTGCAGGAATGGCTGAGGCAGCTCAAAAGTGTCTTCTATGATGCCCAAAATGTGTTGGATGAATTTGAATGCCAAACACTGCGAAAGCAACTGCTCAAAGCTCATGGTACCATCAAAGACGAGGTAAGCCACTTCTTCTCAAGTTCTAATCCACTTGTTTTTCGTTCCAAGATGGCTCAACAAATCAAAGATGTCAGCAAGAGGCTAGACAAGGTTGCAGCTGATAGGCATAAGTTTGGTCTCCGAATAATTGATGTTGACACACGAGTTGTTCATAGCAGAGACACGAGTCGCATGACACACTCCCGTGTGAGTGACTCAGATGTGATCGGAAGGGAACATGATAAAGAAAAGATCATAGAGCTTTTGATGCAGCAGAATCccaatgatgatgacaaaagtcTCTCTGTTATCCCCATTGTGGGAATTGGAGGCTTGGGAAAAACTACGCTTGCAAAGTTTGTGTTTAATGATAAGAGGATAGATAAGTGTTTCTCATTGAAGATATGGGTGTGTGTTTCTGATGACTTTGACATTAACAAACTCATTATTAAAATCATCAATTCTGCTAATGTTGCTGATGCTCCTCTTCcccaacaaaatttaaacttggTCGATCTGGAGCAATTACAAAATCGACTGAGAAACATACTTGCCGGTCAAAAATTCTTACTTGTCTTGGATGACGTATGGAATGATGACCGTGTTAAATGGGTTGAGTTGAGGAATTTAATACAAGAAGGGGTTGCTGCAGGAAGTAAAATTCTAGTGACTACACGTATTGATTCCATTGCTTCCATGATGGGAACTGTTACCTCTCACAAGTTACAAAGCCTTTCTCAGGATAATTCATTGTCTCTTTTTGTCAAATGGGCATTTAAAGAAGGCGAAGAGGAAAAACATCCTCATTTGGTAAATATCGGAAAAGAAATTCTGAACAAATGCAAAGGGGTTCCATTGGCTGTGAGAACATTGGGGAGTTtactattttcaaaatttgaggcAAAGGAGTGGGAATATGTGAGAGACAATGAAATTTGGAATTTGCCACAAAAAAAAGATCACATTTTACCTTCACTTAAATTAAGTTATGATTTCTTGCCTTCCTATTTAAGGCAGTGTTTTGCATTATTTTCGCTTTACCCAAAGGATTATAAATTTCATAGTTTTGAGATAAGTAGGCTTTGGGGGGCACTTGGTGTCCTTGCATCACCTAGAAAGAATGAGACGCCGGAAGATGTTGTCAAACAGTATCTGGTTGAATTACTATCAAGATCTTTCCTTCAAGATTTTATCGATGGTGGCactttttatcaatttaaaattcatgATTTGGTGCATGATCTTGCTGTATTTGTTACAAAAGAGGAGTGTCTACTTATAAATTCCCACATTCAAAATATTCCTGAGAATATTTGGCATCTGTCTTTTGCTGAATACAATTTTATTGGAAATTCATTCACCTCAAAATCGGTAGCTGTGAGAACCATAATGTTTCCAAATGGTGCAGAAGGAGCCAACGTTGAAGCTTTGCTAAATACTTGTGTGTCAAAGTTCAAATTATTGCGAGTTTTGGATTTAAGTGATTCGACATGCAAGACTTTGTCACGTTCCATTGGTAAGTTGAAACACTTGAGATATTTCAGCATTCAGAATAATCGCAACATCAAAAGACTCCCCAATTCTATTTGCAAGATCCAAAATTTGCAATTCTTGAATGTTCTGGGATGCAAGGAGCTGGAAGCATTGCCCAAAGGATTAAGAAAATTGATTAGTCTTCGGTCTTTGGATATAAGTACAAAGCAACCTGTTTTGCCTTACAGTGAGATTACCAACTTGATCTCACTTGCACAGCTGTCTATTGGATCAAGCCATAATATGGAGTCTATCTTTGGAGGGGTGAAGTTCCCTGCTCTTAAAACATTGTATGTTGGTGACTGTCATAGTCTGAAGTCTTTGCCACTGGATGTTACAAATTTTCCTGAATTAGAAACTCTGTTTGTTCAAGACTGCGTTAATCTGGACTTGGAACTGTGGAAGGACGACCATGAAGAACAAAACCTCAATGGCTTACCACAGCTGGTGAAGTTAAAATATGTTGTATTCAGGGGTTTACCACAGCTGGTGGCCTTACCTCAATGGCTTCAAGAAACTGCCAACTTCTTACAGACCTTGGGTATTAAAAACTGCGACAATCTTGAAATGCTTCCGGAGTGGCTGTCAACTATGACTAATCTGAAAGTACTTCTTATATTTGATTGTCCAAAGCTTATATCTCTCCCGGATAACATCCATCACCTCACCGCACTTGAACATTTGCATATCAGAGGTTGCCCTGAATTATGCAAAAAATGTCAGCCCCATGTCGGTGAGTTTTGGTCCAAAATATCACATATCAAACACGTCTTCATTGAAGAACCAGAAAAgctggaggaagaagaagatgaatag